In the genome of Polaribacter atrinae, one region contains:
- a CDS encoding GIY-YIG nuclease family protein, with protein MFKQYFIYIITNEKKTVLYIGVTNNIQKRISQHYFDSQNAKKSFAGKYNCYYLLYYETFDDINLAILREKQLKGLRREKKNKIISDFNPNWDFLNNDVF; from the coding sequence ATGTTTAAACAATACTTTATCTATATAATTACAAATGAGAAGAAAACTGTTTTATATATAGGAGTTACAAACAACATTCAAAAAAGAATTTCCCAACATTATTTTGATAGTCAGAATGCAAAGAAATCATTTGCAGGAAAATACAATTGTTATTATTTACTGTATTATGAAACTTTTGATGATATCAACTTAGCTATTTTAAGAGAGAAACAATTAAAAGGATTGAGAAGAGAAAAGAAGAATAAAATTATTTCTGATTTTAATCCTAATTGGGATTTTTTAAATAATGATGTTTTTTAA